The nucleotide sequence gaaaaaaaaaaaagaaagcaaaatggcAGGGACTTAGCCTCTGCCAGGGAGCAGTGCTTGGGCTTGTCAAGGAGAGAATGAGTACGGTCATGTTTCCGCTATTGTCTCCTCTTGGTCTAAGGGCTCTCTCAGCTGACTCTTGTCTTCTCTCCCGTTTCCCATGTCCAGCACTGAGAGTATGAGGCTCTGGCCTCCACTGGCCACTCACTTGTGACCCTTTCCACCACGGCGGAGCCTTCCAAGCCTACCTCCTGCCGTGTGGTGATCTACCTGCAGCGGGAGATGTCGGGGGACACCTGCCTGTGCCCGGCCTCAGGGGCTAAGCCCAAGCTCAGTGGATTCAAGGGAGGAGGGCTGGGCAACAAGTACGTCCAGCTCAACGTGGGCGGCTCTCTGTACTATACCACCGTGCGGGCCCTGACCCGCCACGACACCATGCTCAAGGCCATGTTCAGCGGGCGCATGGAGGTGCTGACAGACAAAGAAGGTGAGGCATTGGGGCTTGCTGCtcggggtggggagggcaggagaggtTCCCAAGGAAATGACCAGATCTTGAATTCAGTCACTTTTCCTCTTCACCTTATGTAAGGTGTCATCCCCTGGAGTCCCTAGTAGAGCTTCAGAATTCTGTGAAATTGTACATGGAATGCTATGTTTATGCATTTTCCAGGAAGAAGagccatacttttaaaatatttgaataggaCAACATTCTCATAGGAGCCATCACTTTAAGACTGGGCAGTGGGCAGAAGGCCGGCAGCAGTTGGTTTCTGTGTTGGGCTGGGCCTGGTGCCCTGAGCCTAGGCCCCTGTGGCCTGTACAGCCTGGAGGGCTGTATCCCCTGTGGGATGTGCCAGTTCTGGGTTTCAGAGAGGAAGGGTGAAGAGCAGCCATGGGCCTGAGTGCTAGAACCTCCATCCCCGCCTCTGTCACCCTGCGCGAGGGCTTTGTGCTTGTGGACCCCCTTCCTTGCCACCTGCTGCCAGCTCATCAGGTGGTCTTTGCGTGCCTCGGAGGTACCTGGTGGCAAACTAACCCCGTAGGGTCATCTGCACCCCTAGGCTGGATCCTCATAGACCGTTGTGGAAAGCACTTTGGCACCATTTTGAATTACCTCCGAGATGACACCATCACCCTCCCTCAGAACCGGCAAGAAATCAAGGAATTGATGGCTGAAGCGAAGTATTACCTCATCCAGGGGCTGGTGAACATGTGCCAGAGTGCCCTGCAGGTACACGGGTGGGGCGGAGCAGGGTGGGcagacgaggtcaggagttgcccCTTCTTGTGAGATGGAGGACTCTGGTTCCTGGCAGGTTGTGTGGGAGGCGTGGTTGATGAGTGCAAACCTAATGAGACAAGTGAGATGCCACCCAGGCCCACCAACCTGGCAGCCGGGTGTTCACACTTGGCAGCGTGATTAGGCCCTGCTTCTGGTGTCTATGCTTTGATACCTGGATTTTAGGTTGtcgggttttttttgttgttttttttttgactgtcacccaggctggagtgcagtggtgtgatcttggctcactgcaacttctgcctcctgggttcaagtgattctcgtgccttggccttcagagtagctgggaatacaggcgtgcgccatggcacctggctaatctttgtattttctgtaggactgaggtttcaccatgttttccaggctgatctcaaactcctgggctcaagctatctgcctgccgcagcctcccaaaatgctgggattacaggtgtgagctaccgcacctggcctggatcTTGGGTTTTCTAAATGGGGGTCCACTTTCCAGCTGGCAGTTTCTATTGCCAGGGGCCTCATGATTTGTGTCTGACACTTCCTCACCAAGCTGCAGGTGGCCATGGCAGAGGGGCTCCAGAGGTACCTGGCTAAGCCTGGAAAGCAGAAGATCCTAAAGAGGGTTCTCTGTTCTGTGTCGCGCAGGACAAGAAGGACTTCTACCAGCCTGTGTGCAACATCCCCATCATCACATCCCTGAAGGAGGAGGAGCGGCTCATCGAATCCTCCACCAAGGTACCGGGACCTCTGAGGGCTGCGGGCTGCGGGCTGGGGATGCCAGGCCCCCGGCCTGGCCCTCACTCTGAACTCCTTCACAGCCCGTGGTGAAGCTGCTGTACAA is from Macaca thibetana thibetana isolate TM-01 chromosome 16, ASM2454274v1, whole genome shotgun sequence and encodes:
- the TNFAIP1 gene encoding BTB/POZ domain-containing adapter for CUL3-mediated RhoA degradation protein 2; this encodes MSGDTCLCPASGAKPKLSGFKGGGLGNKYVQLNVGGSLYYTTVRALTRHDTMLKAMFSGRMEVLTDKEGWILIDRCGKHFGTILNYLRDDTITLPQNRQEIKELMAEAKYYLIQGLVNMCQSALQDKKDFYQPVCNIPIITSLKEEERLIESSTKPVVKLLYNRSNNKYSYTSNSDDHLLKNIELFDKLSLRFNGRVLFIKDVIGDEICCWSFYGQGRKLAEVCCTSIVYATEKKQTKVEFPEARIYEETLNVLLYETPRVPDNSLLEATSRSRSQASPSEDEETFELRDRVRRIHVKRYSTYDDRQLGHQSTHRD